The Coleofasciculaceae cyanobacterium genome has a window encoding:
- the vapB gene encoding type II toxin-antitoxin system VapB family antitoxin has product MDTAKLFQNGNSQAVRLPKKYRFSGNKVLIKQVGNAVVLLPVEDSWETLFDSLEQFSADFMNERQQPQAQARKDVFE; this is encoded by the coding sequence ATGGATACCGCAAAACTATTTCAAAATGGTAATAGTCAAGCAGTCAGACTACCCAAAAAATATCGTTTTTCGGGAAATAAAGTCTTAATTAAGCAAGTGGGCAATGCCGTGGTATTACTCCCTGTTGAAGATTCTTGGGAGACATTGTTTGATAGCCTAGAACAATTCTCCGCGGATTTTATGAATGAGCGTCAGCAACCCCAAGCACAAGCGAGAAAAGATGTCTTTGAATGA
- a CDS encoding DUF3240 family protein translates to MSSSFNQGILVTIICEAVLQDRLIKLLQTLNVSGYTIIPAQGAGRHGRRMGDMAGYNTNIEVKTIVSAEISDQLLEDLKHFPQNHALIAFRQTVEGLFD, encoded by the coding sequence ATGTCTTCTTCTTTCAACCAGGGAATTCTCGTCACCATTATCTGTGAAGCGGTTTTACAAGATCGCCTAATTAAGTTACTGCAAACCTTAAATGTCTCTGGATATACGATTATTCCAGCCCAGGGTGCAGGTAGACATGGCAGACGGATGGGAGATATGGCTGGTTATAACACTAATATCGAAGTAAAAACGATCGTTTCAGCCGAAATATCCGATCAATTACTCGAAGATTTAAAACACTTTCCTCAAAACCATGCTTTAATTGCCTTTAGGCAAACTGTAGAAGGTTTATTTGATTAG
- a CDS encoding type II toxin-antitoxin system VapC family toxin, producing MKVLLDTNICIYIIKRKPKKVLQKFNTYQLGDIGISSITVAELEFGVQKSQFFPKNQQALTQFLLPLVIVDFNFTAANVYGVIRATLEKQGTAIGSLDTLIAAHALSMQATLVSNNVREFSLVPGLKLENWVD from the coding sequence ATGAAAGTTTTACTGGATACCAATATCTGCATCTATATTATTAAGCGAAAGCCAAAAAAGGTATTGCAGAAATTTAATACTTATCAATTAGGAGATATTGGTATATCGTCAATTACTGTTGCTGAACTTGAGTTTGGAGTTCAAAAAAGCCAATTTTTCCCAAAAAACCAACAGGCACTTACGCAATTTTTACTTCCTTTAGTAATAGTAGATTTTAATTTCACAGCAGCTAATGTTTATGGTGTAATTAGAGCTACGTTAGAAAAGCAAGGTACTGCTATTGGTTCACTAGATACTTTAATAGCTGCTCATGCTTTAAGTATGCAAGCAACTTTAGTAAGCAATAATGTAAGAGAATTTAGTCTGGTACCGGGATTAAAGTTAGAAAACTGGGTAGATTAA
- a CDS encoding aspartate carbamoyltransferase catalytic subunit codes for MATTTWTRRHILSLIDFTSEEYETVLQTAASFQKVLSGRTKKVPALQGRVVANMFFEASTRTRSSFELAAKRLSADILNFSPGNSSLTKGETILDTAKTYLAMGADIMVIRHQQAGVPQIIAQEMDRLNSGVTILNAGDGLHQHPSQALLDLFTLTTVLDPDNPRLELLEGKKIAIVGDILHSRVARSNIYSLTTAGAEVHLAAPATLLPKAFLDMVNQNQSKLFLHWELNPALEDADFVMTLRLQKERMTANFIPSLREYHQLFGVTRDRLKLCHPNVKVLHPGPTNRGVEITSDLMDDPNLSLVSKQVTSGVATRMALLYLIGNSHEN; via the coding sequence ATGGCAACTACTACCTGGACAAGAAGACACATACTTTCTCTAATTGATTTCACATCTGAGGAATACGAAACAGTTTTACAGACTGCTGCCAGTTTTCAGAAGGTACTATCAGGCAGAACCAAGAAAGTTCCTGCACTCCAGGGAAGAGTTGTTGCCAATATGTTTTTTGAAGCATCTACCCGCACCCGCAGTAGCTTTGAGTTGGCAGCCAAAAGGCTCTCCGCCGATATTTTAAACTTTTCTCCAGGCAATTCTTCTTTAACTAAAGGGGAAACAATCTTAGACACGGCAAAAACCTATTTGGCGATGGGTGCAGATATTATGGTGATTCGCCATCAACAGGCAGGAGTTCCCCAAATTATCGCTCAAGAAATGGATCGACTCAATTCTGGAGTAACTATTCTCAATGCAGGAGATGGTTTACATCAACATCCTTCCCAAGCTTTGTTAGATTTATTTACCCTGACTACTGTCTTAGATCCCGATAATCCTCGTTTAGAATTACTCGAAGGAAAAAAAATTGCCATTGTCGGTGATATTCTCCATTCTAGGGTAGCTCGGTCTAACATTTATAGTCTGACTACAGCAGGGGCAGAAGTACATCTGGCAGCACCAGCAACCCTCTTACCAAAGGCTTTTTTAGATATGGTGAACCAAAATCAGAGTAAACTATTTCTCCATTGGGAATTAAACCCCGCCTTAGAAGACGCAGACTTTGTGATGACGCTACGACTCCAAAAAGAACGCATGACGGCTAATTTTATCCCTAGCCTACGAGAATATCATCAGCTATTTGGAGTGACCCGCGATCGCCTAAAACTATGTCATCCTAATGTTAAGGTACTACATCCTGGCCCCACAAATCGCGGTGTTGAAATAACTTCCGATTTGATGGACGATCCTAATCTCAGTCTAGTTTCTAAGCAAGTTACTAGCGGTGTGGCAACTCGTATGGCGTTGTTATATTTAATTGGTAATAGTCACGAAAATTAG